The following coding sequences are from one Dehalococcoidia bacterium window:
- a CDS encoding DNA-directed RNA polymerase subunit beta — translation MVSTRSLVPESKKSYAKIAHVLDIPHLIHIQLSSFEWFRKEGLRELLDEISPIEDFTGTRMKLRFRDYSFGDPKHTELDCRERDMTYSAPLKVWVELEVKETGEVKEQELFMGDFPLMTPNGTFVINGAERVVVSQLVRSPGVYFTQETDPTTGRQLCYGKLIPNRGAWLEFETSNKDVMSVKVDRKRKIPVTTLLRAIDQQEGLSDSELGTDERILAKFADIDTNEEHQYIRTTLDKEASSSKQEALLDFYRRLRPGDPPTLENARGLLNSLFFNPRRYDLGRVGRYKLNRRLQLDTEQKIRVLQPRDLETIIRTQLQLNNGVGHPDDIDHLGNRRVRAVGELIQNQFRIGLLRMERVVRERMTIIDPDQATPSALINIRPVVASMKEFFGGSQLSQFMDQTNPLAELTHKRRLSALGPGGLSRDRAGFDVRDVHFSHYGRICPIETPEGPNIGLIGSLATYGIVNPYGFIETPYRRVVGELPADSAEWVGRYLAEDVDGVGDAGTQIDDAAAKKLSRKGNKPVKVRPFVSTQIEYLAADEEDRYVIAQANAILDENNHFIEDRIEARVGERFIMEPPNRVEWMDVSPKQILSVATSLIPFLEHNDAPRALMGSNMQRQAVPLVRPETPIVMTGVEAQAAQDSGQVIIAENEGMVLQADSKMIRVQYEGEPEITEYPLLKFVRSNQGTCINQRPTVKTGDRVWRGTPLADSSSTSKGELALGQSVLCAFMSWQGYNFEDAIILSEALVRDDKFTSIHIEKHEVESRDTKLGPEEITRDIPNVGEESLRDLDEDGIIRVGAEVNSGDILVGKITPKGETELTAEEKLLRAIFGEKAREVKDTSLRVPHGERGKVIDVKVFRRDTHDELPAGVNELVRVSIAQRRKVSEGDKMAGRHGNKGVVARILPVEDMPYLADGTPVDIILNPIGVPSRMNVGQVLETHLGWAANQLGFRAVTPVFDGASDRLIEDELARAWLAQQADALYRATNGSGDGVSPYEKLDMEKLDAWLSARGYDSREVLDPTRAGVAKQACLEVWLETVVGAKRVKGMAPEKIEEKVSEAAFQGLAPPTWGKQAVLDGRTGEPFDQPVTVGYIYMLKLVHLVEDKIHARSTGPYSLITQQPLGGKAQFGGQRFGEMEVWALEAYGAAHILQELLTVKSDDIVGRVKAYEAIVKGEDVLEPGVPESFKVLVKELQSLGLSVEVLNEDEESVEFVEEGEGVPELGINLSGFEGEERISA, via the coding sequence ATGGTCAGTACTCGATCGTTGGTTCCGGAGAGCAAGAAATCCTATGCGAAGATCGCTCACGTACTGGACATCCCGCACCTGATTCACATTCAACTCTCGTCGTTCGAGTGGTTCAGGAAGGAAGGCCTTCGCGAGCTTCTGGACGAGATCTCCCCGATCGAAGACTTCACGGGCACGCGCATGAAGCTGCGCTTCCGCGACTACTCGTTCGGTGACCCCAAGCACACCGAGCTGGATTGCCGCGAACGCGACATGACGTACTCCGCCCCGCTCAAGGTCTGGGTGGAGTTGGAGGTCAAAGAGACCGGGGAGGTCAAGGAGCAGGAACTCTTCATGGGCGACTTCCCGCTGATGACGCCCAACGGCACCTTCGTGATCAACGGCGCGGAGCGCGTCGTGGTGTCGCAGCTCGTGCGCTCGCCGGGCGTGTACTTCACACAGGAGACCGACCCGACGACGGGCCGGCAGCTCTGCTACGGCAAGCTGATCCCGAACCGCGGCGCCTGGCTGGAGTTCGAGACGAGCAACAAGGACGTCATGTCGGTCAAGGTCGACCGCAAGCGGAAGATCCCGGTGACGACGCTGCTGCGCGCGATCGACCAGCAAGAAGGGCTGTCGGACAGCGAGCTTGGCACCGACGAACGCATCCTCGCGAAGTTCGCTGACATCGACACGAACGAAGAGCACCAGTACATCCGCACGACGCTCGACAAGGAGGCGTCGTCGAGCAAGCAGGAAGCGCTGCTGGACTTCTACCGGCGGCTGCGCCCGGGCGACCCGCCGACGCTGGAGAACGCGCGCGGGCTGCTGAACTCGTTGTTCTTCAATCCCCGGCGCTACGACCTGGGCCGCGTCGGCCGCTACAAGCTGAACCGCCGGCTGCAGTTGGACACGGAGCAAAAGATCCGCGTCCTGCAGCCGCGCGACCTCGAGACGATCATCCGCACGCAGTTGCAATTGAACAACGGCGTCGGCCACCCGGACGACATCGACCACCTGGGCAACCGCCGCGTGCGGGCTGTCGGTGAGTTGATCCAGAACCAGTTCCGGATCGGGCTGCTGCGCATGGAGCGCGTCGTGCGCGAGCGCATGACGATCATCGACCCGGACCAGGCGACGCCGAGCGCGCTGATCAACATCCGCCCGGTCGTCGCGTCGATGAAGGAGTTCTTCGGCGGGTCGCAGCTTTCGCAGTTCATGGACCAGACGAACCCGCTGGCGGAGTTGACGCACAAGCGGCGTCTCTCGGCGTTGGGCCCGGGCGGTCTTTCGCGCGACCGCGCCGGTTTCGACGTGCGTGACGTGCACTTCAGCCACTACGGGCGCATCTGTCCGATCGAGACGCCGGAAGGCCCGAACATCGGCCTGATCGGGTCGCTGGCGACGTACGGCATCGTAAACCCGTACGGCTTCATCGAGACGCCGTACCGGCGCGTCGTGGGCGAGTTGCCGGCGGACTCCGCGGAGTGGGTCGGACGCTACCTCGCTGAAGACGTCGATGGCGTCGGCGACGCGGGCACGCAGATCGACGATGCGGCGGCGAAGAAGCTTTCGCGCAAGGGCAACAAGCCCGTGAAGGTGCGGCCGTTCGTCAGCACGCAGATCGAATACCTGGCGGCGGACGAAGAGGACCGCTACGTCATCGCGCAGGCGAACGCGATTCTCGACGAGAACAATCACTTCATCGAGGACCGCATCGAGGCGCGGGTGGGCGAGCGGTTCATCATGGAGCCGCCGAACCGCGTCGAGTGGATGGACGTGTCTCCGAAGCAGATCCTGAGCGTCGCGACGTCGCTGATCCCGTTCCTCGAGCACAACGACGCGCCGCGCGCGCTGATGGGATCGAACATGCAACGCCAGGCGGTGCCGCTGGTACGGCCCGAGACGCCGATCGTGATGACGGGCGTGGAGGCGCAGGCGGCGCAGGACTCCGGCCAGGTGATCATCGCGGAGAACGAAGGCATGGTCTTGCAGGCGGACTCGAAGATGATCCGCGTGCAGTACGAAGGCGAGCCGGAGATCACGGAGTACCCGCTGCTCAAGTTCGTGCGCTCCAACCAGGGCACGTGCATCAACCAGCGCCCGACGGTGAAGACCGGCGACCGCGTATGGCGCGGGACGCCGCTCGCGGACAGCTCATCGACCAGCAAGGGCGAATTGGCGCTGGGGCAGAGCGTGCTCTGCGCGTTCATGAGCTGGCAGGGCTACAACTTCGAAGACGCGATCATCTTGTCGGAGGCGCTCGTGCGCGACGACAAGTTCACCTCGATCCACATCGAGAAGCACGAGGTGGAGTCGCGCGACACGAAGCTCGGGCCGGAAGAGATCACGCGCGACATCCCGAACGTCGGTGAGGAGTCGCTGCGCGACCTTGACGAGGACGGCATCATCCGCGTCGGCGCGGAGGTGAATTCGGGCGACATCCTGGTCGGGAAGATCACGCCGAAGGGCGAGACCGAACTGACGGCGGAAGAGAAGCTGCTGCGCGCGATCTTCGGCGAGAAGGCGCGCGAGGTGAAGGACACGTCGCTGCGGGTGCCGCACGGCGAGCGCGGCAAAGTCATCGACGTGAAGGTGTTCCGCCGTGACACGCACGACGAACTGCCGGCGGGCGTCAACGAACTGGTGCGCGTTTCGATCGCGCAGCGACGCAAGGTGTCCGAAGGCGACAAGATGGCGGGCCGTCACGGCAACAAGGGCGTCGTGGCGCGCATCCTGCCCGTCGAAGACATGCCGTACCTCGCGGACGGGACGCCCGTCGACATCATCCTGAATCCGATCGGCGTGCCGAGCCGGATGAACGTCGGGCAGGTGCTGGAGACGCACCTGGGCTGGGCGGCGAACCAACTTGGTTTCCGCGCCGTGACGCCGGTGTTCGATGGCGCCAGCGACCGGCTGATCGAAGACGAACTGGCGCGGGCATGGCTCGCACAGCAGGCCGACGCGTTGTACCGCGCCACCAACGGCAGCGGCGACGGCGTGTCGCCGTACGAGAAGCTCGACATGGAGAAGCTCGACGCATGGCTGTCGGCCCGCGGCTACGACAGCCGCGAGGTGCTCGATCCGACGCGCGCGGGGGTGGCCAAGCAGGCCTGCCTCGAAGTGTGGTTGGAGACGGTCGTCGGCGCGAAGCGCGTCAAGGGCATGGCGCCGGAGAAGATCGAAGAGAAGGTGAGCGAAGCGGCGTTCCAGGGCCTCGCGCCGCCGACGTGGGGCAAGCAGGCGGTGCTCGATGGCCGCACCGGCGAGCCGTTCGACCAGCCGGTGACGGTGGGCTACATCTACATGCTGAAGCTCGTCCACCTCGTCGAGGACAAGATCCACGCCCGCAGCACGGGGCCGTACTCGCTGATCACGCAGCAGCCGCTGGGTGGCAAGGCGCAGTTCGGCGGCCAGCGCTTCGGCGAGATGGAAGTGTGGGCGCTGGAAGCGTACGGCGCGGCGCACATCCTGCAGGAACTGCTGACCGTGAAGTCCGATGACATCGTCGGGCGCGTGAAGGCGTACGAAGCGATCGTCAAGGGCGAGGACGTGCTGGAGCCGGGGGTGCCGGAATCGTTCAAGGTGCTCGTGAAGGAGCTGCAGAGCCTTGGCCTCTCCGTGGAAGTGTTGAACGAAGACGAAGAGTCCGTGGAGTTCGTGGAAGAGGGGGAGGGCGTGCCCGAGCTGGGCATCAACCTCTCCGGCTTCGAAGGTGAGGAAAGAATCAGTGCTTGA
- a CDS encoding diguanylate cyclase, with protein MERTSGFEAAEEASERYAYLAENLASVHASPDMPWLTGRLEFIGEKAFGAALTVLALSDERGVYRPSASASPRPATARDLWQELEIDALASNDVLRAALTDAEQRADAIALPFADLFGERGRDAGVDSVIVAPIAYNREHIGVALFCVDDSPATQHMVNILASHAAVAIYQLRQREEARRLHSVDRRLWVPDEDFLLALLRREVTRARRYGREVGLAVLWLDNEPDIRQRFGDFFTDHLLRRIGGQLLATVRDSDILGAVGGRYAVIHTETGIDGTQLSAGRLRDVVCEMVARRFPEVPQPQISIRCAAFPTSGMSVEDLLTAVIEGKREDAA; from the coding sequence ATGGAACGGACGAGCGGCTTCGAAGCGGCGGAAGAAGCCAGCGAGCGGTACGCATACCTCGCCGAGAACCTGGCGTCCGTGCATGCTTCGCCGGACATGCCGTGGCTCACCGGTCGTTTGGAGTTCATCGGCGAAAAGGCGTTCGGGGCTGCCCTGACCGTCCTCGCCCTCTCCGACGAGCGCGGCGTCTACCGGCCTTCCGCCTCAGCATCGCCCCGCCCGGCGACGGCGCGCGATCTCTGGCAGGAACTCGAGATCGACGCGCTCGCCTCGAACGACGTCCTCCGCGCGGCGCTCACCGATGCGGAGCAACGCGCCGATGCCATCGCCCTGCCCTTTGCGGACCTCTTCGGCGAGCGTGGGCGCGATGCCGGCGTCGACAGCGTCATCGTCGCGCCCATCGCCTACAACCGCGAGCACATCGGCGTCGCATTGTTCTGCGTCGATGACTCGCCCGCGACGCAGCACATGGTGAACATTCTCGCATCGCACGCCGCGGTGGCGATCTACCAGCTCCGCCAGCGCGAGGAAGCGCGCCGCCTGCACTCCGTCGACCGGCGGCTCTGGGTGCCGGACGAGGACTTCCTGCTCGCGCTACTCCGCCGCGAGGTCACGCGCGCGCGCCGCTACGGTCGCGAAGTGGGGCTTGCCGTCCTCTGGCTCGATAACGAACCGGACATCCGTCAGCGCTTCGGCGACTTCTTCACCGACCACCTGCTGCGGCGCATCGGCGGCCAGTTGCTCGCCACCGTGCGCGACTCCGATATCCTGGGCGCCGTCGGCGGGCGCTACGCCGTTATCCACACCGAGACCGGCATCGATGGCACGCAGCTCTCGGCCGGCCGCCTGCGCGACGTCGTCTGCGAGATGGTTGCGCGGCGCTTCCCGGAGGTGCCGCAGCCCCAGATCAGCATCCGCTGCGCCGCGTTCCCGACGAGCGGCATGAGCGTCGAAGACCTGCTCACGGCCGTCATCGAGGGCAAGCGAGAAGACGCCGCCTGA
- the trxB gene encoding thioredoxin-disulfide reductase yields the protein MTTPAIETPEYDIVIVGAGPAGLSAGLYAARARRRTLIIERKVTGGQIALTADVENYPGFDNINGFDLAENMHKQAEKYGMETAYADVTDVEQDGQMHVVRTTEGDYRAKAVIITGGADYNRLGVEGEERLTGYGVSYCATCDAAFFKDQVVAVVGGGDAAMDEGLFVSRYASKVYLIHRRDELRASAILQERAFAEPKMEFIWNTVVEEIAGDDAVKVVKLKNIVTGEQSELPVAAVFIFIGLTPNTNYLRDKLRMDEGGHIFVNEWMETDVPGLFAAGDIRAQSARQVVSSAGDGATAAIRADHYISDHFGGKPGIGVWMPSQAGQPQPGATSA from the coding sequence GTGACCACACCAGCTATAGAAACGCCCGAATACGACATCGTGATCGTTGGCGCCGGCCCGGCGGGGCTGTCCGCGGGGCTCTACGCCGCGCGCGCCCGCCGCCGCACGCTGATCATCGAGCGCAAGGTCACCGGCGGCCAGATCGCGCTCACCGCCGACGTCGAGAACTACCCGGGCTTCGACAACATCAACGGCTTCGACCTCGCCGAAAATATGCACAAGCAGGCCGAGAAGTACGGCATGGAGACCGCCTACGCCGACGTCACGGACGTCGAGCAGGACGGCCAGATGCATGTCGTGCGCACGACCGAGGGCGACTATCGCGCGAAGGCCGTGATCATCACCGGCGGCGCCGACTATAACCGCCTCGGCGTCGAGGGCGAAGAGCGCCTCACGGGCTACGGCGTCTCCTACTGCGCCACGTGCGATGCGGCGTTCTTCAAAGATCAGGTCGTCGCCGTCGTCGGCGGCGGCGATGCCGCGATGGACGAAGGCCTCTTCGTCTCCCGCTACGCCTCCAAGGTCTACCTCATCCACCGCCGCGACGAACTGCGGGCCAGCGCGATCCTCCAGGAGCGCGCCTTCGCCGAGCCGAAGATGGAGTTCATCTGGAACACCGTCGTCGAGGAGATTGCGGGTGATGACGCCGTGAAGGTCGTGAAGCTGAAGAACATCGTTACCGGAGAGCAGTCGGAACTACCGGTCGCCGCTGTCTTCATTTTCATTGGCCTGACGCCGAATACGAACTACCTGCGCGACAAGCTGCGCATGGATGAGGGCGGTCACATCTTCGTGAACGAGTGGATGGAGACCGACGTGCCGGGGCTCTTCGCGGCGGGCGATATCCGCGCCCAGTCGGCGCGCCAGGTCGTCTCGTCGGCCGGCGATGGCGCGACGGCGGCGATCCGCGCCGACCACTACATCAGCGACCACTTCGGCGGCAAGCCGGGGATCGGCGTCTGGATGCCATCGCAGGCCGGCCAGCCGCAGCCCGGCGCCACCAGCGCCTGA
- the trxA gene encoding thioredoxin, which produces MLRKGAPPRSRCTLTYPSGVSYAVFSKEVNPQATQTRRRRPDKMTKPYEVTDANFDNEVLQADKPVLVDFWAPWCGPCRMVAPIVDELSTEYDGKVKFVKLNTDDNVGTASKYGIRSIPTLLVFKGGEPVGQIIGFRPKSDLKKRLDAALV; this is translated from the coding sequence ATGCTCCGGAAGGGCGCTCCGCCACGTTCGCGATGTACCTTGACATACCCCTCGGGGGTATCATATGCTGTCTTCAGCAAGGAAGTCAACCCACAGGCGACGCAGACCAGACGAAGGAGACCCGACAAGATGACCAAGCCGTACGAAGTAACCGACGCCAACTTCGATAACGAGGTACTCCAGGCCGACAAGCCCGTGCTGGTGGACTTCTGGGCGCCGTGGTGCGGGCCGTGTCGCATGGTCGCCCCCATCGTCGATGAGCTGTCGACCGAGTACGACGGCAAGGTGAAGTTCGTCAAGCTCAACACCGATGACAACGTCGGCACCGCCTCAAAGTACGGGATTCGGAGCATCCCGACGCTGCTCGTCTTCAAGGGCGGCGAGCCGGTGGGCCAGATCATCGGATTCAGGCCCAAGAGCGACCTCAAGAAGCGCCTCGACGCGGCGCTCGTCTAG
- a CDS encoding metal-sensitive transcriptional regulator, producing the protein MTIPATDRPERKSLEDDIARRLRRIEGQARGVQKMLDERRDCEEMLTQTMAMRSALDQVGARLMEHHLDRCVLEGFDCDAERMDNLREALKLWTRFGQPAPAMTVAPYED; encoded by the coding sequence ATGACCATCCCCGCGACCGACCGACCCGAACGCAAGAGCCTCGAAGACGACATCGCGCGGCGGCTGCGCCGCATCGAAGGACAGGCGCGCGGCGTCCAGAAGATGCTCGATGAGCGCCGCGACTGCGAAGAGATGCTGACGCAGACGATGGCGATGCGCAGCGCGCTGGACCAGGTGGGGGCGCGCCTGATGGAGCATCACCTCGACCGCTGCGTGCTCGAGGGCTTCGACTGCGATGCCGAGCGGATGGATAACCTGCGCGAGGCGCTCAAGCTATGGACGCGGTTCGGGCAGCCGGCGCCCGCGATGACCGTGGCGCCGTACGAGGACTGA